One Paenibacillus sp. FSL H7-0737 DNA segment encodes these proteins:
- a CDS encoding ABC transporter substrate-binding protein has product MLTKTMMKLSVLLLATTTALTACGGNNNSAGNSAGNTPASEAPANAPQETKKEVSFTIGYASGDPATKKAIADTVKKFTEANPNVTIKDLSETSSAAYLDWLKTKDAVGEFPDLVEMRDTEVFADAGKIVELPSDLLDLFEAPPQVDGKVWNAPLQVNAPQGIIYSKKAYADAGITELPKTYDEFIAIQEKLKTSGITPIVVGGKDIFHMGFWVNKFLIDDVYSKDPDWNSKRTAKTVSFTDANVVQGITDFKELFQNYVDKGWLSTGDNQTASILVSGKAAQLYSGTWMFTQIAEADPNFEFGFYGLPDREGNINVIGLPSPAGWSLSTEAAKDAEKTEAIKDFIRFFFGPEQYSNYLATINAIPSTKEKVTYDTSEQMQVALDLIADTNVVKSLAINNWWGDNLIPPQFRNWYYKLLQDLVVKDGDVTKYMQDADKEYDNQVKANQM; this is encoded by the coding sequence ATGCTCACAAAAACAATGATGAAATTATCCGTATTGTTGCTCGCCACAACGACAGCTTTGACGGCTTGTGGTGGCAATAATAATAGTGCCGGCAATAGTGCAGGCAATACACCAGCATCCGAAGCACCTGCAAATGCACCGCAAGAGACGAAGAAAGAAGTTAGCTTTACGATAGGCTACGCATCCGGTGATCCGGCGACCAAAAAAGCTATCGCAGATACGGTCAAAAAATTTACAGAAGCTAATCCGAACGTCACCATCAAAGATTTGAGTGAAACTTCATCCGCTGCCTATCTTGACTGGCTCAAAACAAAAGATGCAGTGGGGGAATTCCCGGACCTGGTGGAAATGCGTGATACTGAAGTCTTTGCCGACGCAGGTAAAATTGTAGAGCTGCCTTCCGATCTACTAGATTTGTTCGAAGCCCCTCCTCAAGTGGATGGCAAGGTGTGGAATGCACCACTGCAAGTCAACGCACCTCAAGGAATTATCTACAGCAAAAAAGCATATGCAGATGCAGGGATCACCGAGCTTCCCAAAACCTATGACGAATTCATAGCTATTCAAGAAAAATTGAAAACATCAGGCATTACTCCGATTGTAGTGGGCGGAAAAGACATTTTCCACATGGGCTTCTGGGTAAACAAATTCCTGATCGATGATGTCTACTCGAAAGATCCAGATTGGAACTCCAAACGTACAGCTAAAACTGTCAGCTTCACAGATGCTAATGTTGTTCAAGGCATTACTGATTTTAAAGAGCTGTTCCAGAATTATGTCGATAAAGGCTGGCTCAGCACGGGCGACAATCAAACCGCTTCGATTCTTGTCTCAGGCAAAGCCGCGCAATTGTACTCCGGTACATGGATGTTTACACAAATTGCAGAAGCGGACCCGAACTTTGAATTTGGCTTCTATGGTCTTCCTGACCGTGAAGGGAATATCAATGTGATTGGTCTTCCGTCTCCAGCAGGCTGGTCCTTATCCACAGAAGCTGCTAAGGACGCAGAGAAGACAGAAGCCATTAAAGATTTTATCCGCTTCTTCTTCGGCCCGGAGCAATATTCGAATTATTTAGCGACGATAAACGCAATTCCTTCGACTAAAGAAAAAGTAACGTATGATACCAGTGAACAAATGCAAGTGGCTTTAGATCTTATTGCTGACACGAATGTAGTGAAGTCCTTAGCGATCAACAACTGGTGGGGTGATAACTTGATTCCTCCACAGTTCCGCAACTGGTATTACAAACTGCTGCAGGATCTTGTTGTGAAAGATGGAGACGTAACTAAATATATGCAAGATGCTGATAAAGAATATGACAACCAAGTGAAAGCTAATCAGATGTAA
- a CDS encoding cache domain-containing sensor histidine kinase: MFIWGRRSKSLFVKFSASFLLVGLIPLFALSYISVQTFSGYVERYTTSNLQQMVLYMSYNLNSAFNQYNEISKLMYTGRYEGFIESYSQNQTYNVNELEQINTIPIESLLKTVLYSDSYITSVYFHRELDDKLYYQEKENKGINFDLLPYKEWLTEMAPDPSHVAIFPTHSEEYFIGSKRSVFTIGRTLIDISGRVTKEPKVVGTLFMDVDASIFNQFFRELNLGEQDDLFLLDGDGNIYFTNENAAENGEVLHARKDEKMIVLSEDIPFLNGKVTARIHRANLFDQLFSARTTVFIAMFICAIVMILMGVWFSRRLAAPIRNLIKQMAIVESGNLDTQMVVNSNDEMGRLSHGFNRMVERLQAYIDEAYVAQIKQKQTELNALKSQIRPHYLYNTLEVIRMNAVDKDNDEVADMILSLSNQLKYVIDYGEDKVSIREELDHLRDYFYIISVRYENKFELVVDVSPEVDLNWYILKLSLQPIVENAIQHGLRGQGRGTVALTVEKQEDKLLATIYDDGIGMSKEKVLLLSEILEQPSSPSKNVGLKNVHERIRTVYGKEYGLSLSSREHIGTSILLSFPIVENPYTVADGE, encoded by the coding sequence ATGTTTATCTGGGGCCGAAGGTCCAAAAGCCTATTTGTTAAGTTCTCCGCTTCTTTTTTACTAGTCGGTCTGATTCCGTTGTTTGCGCTTAGCTATATCTCTGTTCAGACTTTCTCTGGATATGTCGAGCGTTACACAACAAGTAACTTGCAGCAAATGGTGCTATATATGAGCTATAACTTAAATTCTGCCTTTAATCAGTACAATGAGATTTCCAAACTGATGTACACGGGGCGTTATGAAGGCTTTATCGAGAGTTATTCGCAGAATCAAACCTATAATGTAAATGAGCTAGAACAAATCAACACGATTCCCATTGAATCTTTGCTAAAAACAGTTCTATACAGCGACTCTTATATCACTAGTGTTTATTTTCATAGGGAGTTAGACGATAAGCTATATTATCAGGAAAAAGAAAACAAGGGGATCAACTTTGATCTGCTGCCCTATAAAGAGTGGTTGACGGAAATGGCTCCGGATCCATCTCATGTGGCTATTTTTCCTACTCATTCTGAGGAATACTTCATAGGCTCAAAGCGAAGTGTATTCACAATTGGACGTACATTGATTGATATTTCTGGGCGTGTTACCAAGGAGCCAAAGGTTGTAGGGACTTTATTTATGGACGTTGATGCATCCATATTCAATCAGTTTTTTAGAGAGCTAAATCTCGGAGAACAGGATGATCTGTTTTTATTAGATGGCGATGGAAATATATATTTCACAAATGAGAACGCAGCAGAGAACGGTGAGGTACTACATGCACGGAAAGATGAGAAAATGATCGTCCTCAGTGAGGATATTCCTTTTCTTAACGGCAAGGTAACTGCAAGAATTCATCGAGCGAATTTATTCGATCAGCTTTTTTCAGCCCGTACGACCGTGTTTATAGCGATGTTTATTTGTGCGATTGTGATGATTCTCATGGGAGTCTGGTTCTCTAGAAGATTAGCTGCTCCGATACGAAACTTAATTAAGCAAATGGCAATTGTAGAATCCGGTAATCTTGATACCCAGATGGTAGTGAACAGCAATGATGAAATGGGTAGACTTAGCCATGGTTTTAATCGAATGGTTGAGCGTCTACAGGCTTATATCGATGAAGCTTACGTTGCCCAGATCAAGCAGAAGCAAACTGAGTTAAATGCTTTAAAAAGCCAGATTCGGCCACATTATTTATACAATACCCTGGAAGTTATTCGAATGAATGCCGTGGATAAAGATAATGATGAGGTTGCAGATATGATTTTATCGTTATCCAACCAGTTAAAATATGTGATTGATTATGGGGAGGATAAAGTAAGCATCCGAGAGGAACTGGATCATCTGCGGGATTATTTCTATATCATTTCTGTACGGTACGAGAATAAATTTGAGCTTGTCGTGGATGTCTCGCCGGAAGTGGATTTGAACTGGTACATTCTGAAATTGTCTCTTCAGCCGATTGTTGAAAATGCTATTCAGCATGGACTACGCGGTCAAGGGAGAGGTACAGTAGCGCTAACCGTCGAGAAGCAAGAGGATAAGTTGCTGGCTACAATCTATGATGATGGAATTGGAATGAGCAAAGAAAAGGTACTGCTGTTGAGTGAAATCTTGGAACAGCCTAGTTCGCCCAGTAAAAATGTCGGCTTAAAAAATGTTCATGAGCGGATTCGTACAGTATATGGTAAAGAATACGGGCTGTCCTTAAGTAGTAGAGAGCATATTGGAACATCGATTCTTTTGTCGTTTCCAATTGTAGAGAATCCCTATACAGTCGCAGATGGAGAATGA
- a CDS encoding response regulator: MKGIRVLLADDEPVILRGLKKLISWENLGLSIVGEANDGLELKQQIEEHNPDLIISDISMPGYTGIDIIREIHEAGRSVKVIFISAYQEFTYARQALQYGALDYLVKPVNKNQLEQVVSKAVSLIRQETEGERNKEKLNHYEQRNHRLTIEELLDKLTDGNKGTADTLQDMGIIALSRYVSICIVETDESSGQPSRWEERERKLIDFALSNIIKETVEQRENSYMFRKGERFCILLQHEHAEEPERLAEDLHGKINNFLKLKVSIGVGNTVDGMDEADNSYCNALKALHCKYFAGLNRVLSYRKNPFENESLIITPLHEIQSTLSIALKSQNKEQITYESSRLLQMIRIMADGNRNQAVSTVYNAILQLEQELMQFGVEAGPSVQDTSPMLQRMASLTTFQEVEEEFRLILGKMSEQISSRMGNKELKLLSQVKAYIDEHYPENITLESIAGMMFMNSYYFSSFFKKHTGQNFKNYVTEVRMNHALRLLLQSDMMVYEIADSVGYNNARHFSDMFKKKYGKLPQEYKQSFKSQSSDG; this comes from the coding sequence ATGAAGGGAATTCGGGTACTGCTCGCCGATGATGAACCGGTGATTTTGCGAGGTCTAAAAAAACTAATTTCTTGGGAAAACCTCGGACTCAGCATCGTTGGAGAAGCCAATGACGGTCTTGAATTGAAACAACAGATCGAAGAACATAATCCCGATTTGATCATTAGTGATATAAGCATGCCTGGCTATACAGGAATAGATATTATCCGCGAAATTCATGAAGCTGGCAGGTCGGTAAAGGTTATTTTTATTAGCGCTTATCAGGAGTTTACATATGCCCGTCAGGCACTGCAATATGGTGCGCTGGATTACTTGGTGAAGCCAGTGAATAAGAACCAGCTGGAGCAGGTCGTTAGTAAAGCTGTTTCGCTTATTCGTCAAGAAACTGAAGGAGAACGCAACAAAGAAAAGCTGAACCATTATGAACAGAGAAACCACAGATTAACCATCGAAGAATTGCTCGATAAGCTGACGGACGGTAACAAGGGGACGGCGGATACCCTACAAGATATGGGGATTATTGCACTCAGTCGGTACGTTAGTATTTGTATAGTGGAGACGGATGAATCCTCAGGTCAGCCATCCAGATGGGAGGAGCGTGAACGTAAGCTGATTGATTTTGCGCTCTCTAACATTATTAAGGAAACTGTAGAGCAAAGAGAGAATAGTTATATGTTCCGCAAAGGTGAACGTTTTTGCATTCTACTTCAACATGAGCATGCGGAGGAACCAGAGAGATTGGCAGAGGATCTGCATGGGAAGATTAATAATTTTCTCAAATTGAAGGTATCCATTGGCGTGGGCAACACCGTAGACGGAATGGACGAAGCTGATAATTCTTACTGCAACGCTTTGAAAGCGCTACACTGTAAATATTTCGCAGGGCTAAATCGTGTCTTATCTTATAGAAAGAATCCTTTCGAAAATGAATCGTTAATCATAACTCCTTTGCATGAAATACAATCCACCCTAAGCATCGCCTTAAAATCTCAAAACAAAGAGCAAATAACATATGAGAGCTCGCGATTACTTCAGATGATTCGGATCATGGCTGATGGGAATAGAAATCAAGCGGTGTCTACCGTTTATAATGCGATCCTCCAACTTGAACAGGAGCTTATGCAATTTGGTGTGGAGGCAGGTCCTTCCGTTCAGGATACTAGTCCTATGCTTCAGCGAATGGCTAGTCTTACTACGTTTCAAGAAGTTGAGGAAGAGTTTCGATTGATTCTGGGTAAGATGTCTGAGCAAATCAGCAGTCGAATGGGCAACAAGGAGCTAAAGCTACTGTCACAAGTGAAGGCTTATATAGATGAGCATTATCCAGAAAACATAACGCTGGAGTCTATAGCAGGGATGATGTTTATGAACTCCTATTATTTCAGCAGCTTTTTTAAAAAGCATACCGGTCAGAACTTTAAGAACTATGTAACAGAGGTAAGAATGAATCACGCACTCCGCCTATTGCTGCAAAGCGATATGATGGTTTATGAGATTGCTGACAGTGTAGGATACAACAATGCTCGGCATTTTAGCGACATGTTTAAGAAGAAATACGGCAAACTGCCACAAGAGTATAAGCAATCTTTCAAAAGCCAATCGTCAGATGGATAG
- a CDS encoding AAA family ATPase, giving the protein MKFVLIFGPQAVGKMTVGHELEMISDLKLFHNHMTIELLAPYFGFSSEMWGLSDKFRQDIFEATAVSKMYGMIFTYVWGFDLQSDWDYVDKICKIFEDQGADVYFVELEADLEERIERNKTPHRLEHKPTKRDITFSEQDLKQTMEQHRLNSLEGEIKKENYLRINNTKINAREVAEIIKNRFAL; this is encoded by the coding sequence ATGAAATTTGTTTTGATATTTGGTCCTCAGGCAGTTGGTAAAATGACAGTGGGGCATGAACTGGAAATGATATCTGATTTAAAATTGTTCCACAACCATATGACGATAGAATTGCTGGCTCCATATTTTGGCTTCAGTAGTGAAATGTGGGGATTATCGGATAAATTCCGTCAAGATATATTTGAAGCAACCGCCGTCAGTAAAATGTATGGAATGATATTTACATATGTATGGGGATTCGATTTGCAGAGCGATTGGGATTATGTCGATAAAATTTGTAAAATATTTGAGGATCAAGGTGCAGATGTCTATTTTGTTGAGCTTGAAGCCGATCTTGAGGAGAGAATAGAGCGTAACAAGACTCCCCATAGACTTGAACATAAACCGACAAAGAGAGATATCACATTCTCTGAACAGGATCTAAAACAGACAATGGAGCAACATCGATTGAACTCGTTAGAGGGAGAAATTAAAAAAGAAAACTATTTGAGAATAAACAATACGAAAATCAACGCTCGTGAAGTTGCTGAAATCATAAAAAATAGATTCGCTTTATAA
- a CDS encoding DUF2691 family protein, which translates to MNRGVQFEIPNEWGSHLGEVLEPFNISQFDWYIGGEEAYQDTGEGKIEPMFHGEIYGMKGQDLSEILKSRVYYIIFANFKAYLKGEIIKDVLTYEEFLNSQCQLVLLLVDSLYVTIYCKDEKIINDLYLNGVRKGYENVEYITDENDFRTSLSVW; encoded by the coding sequence ATGAACAGAGGAGTCCAATTTGAGATACCGAATGAATGGGGTAGCCATCTTGGCGAGGTACTGGAACCTTTCAATATCAGTCAATTTGATTGGTATATTGGTGGAGAGGAAGCATATCAGGATACTGGGGAGGGTAAAATTGAACCCATGTTCCATGGAGAGATATATGGAATGAAGGGGCAAGACCTCAGTGAAATTTTGAAATCAAGAGTTTATTATATAATTTTCGCGAATTTCAAGGCATATTTAAAAGGTGAAATCATTAAAGATGTTCTCACATATGAGGAATTCTTAAATAGTCAGTGCCAGTTGGTTCTGTTGTTGGTTGACTCCTTGTACGTCACAATTTATTGTAAGGACGAAAAAATAATTAATGATTTATATCTGAATGGAGTCAGAAAAGGATATGAGAACGTTGAGTATATTACCGACGAAAATGATTTTAGAACAAGTCTATCTGTGTGGTAA
- a CDS encoding WG repeat-containing protein — protein sequence MLKKMALTLIFTTMVFSTNVAEQSLAASATAMQAQTGDQLYPIEVNGKYGFINGKGKEVIEAVYDGYGYSGVSGGTVYVEDYAAKKQYYFSSAGSELFEYKLRDAGILYNDRALYTTQVQNADGATATRYGYIDSHGKVSIQPIYARAFNFSEGLARVNVGKASGYINTKGELVIPYRYSSTSDFSEGMATVVLAYGGKYGYIDTTGKLRVTPRYDYATPFSNGAAVVYVNGKYGYIDKNGNYLIKPQFSMAQPFSEGLAFVERNGVSFYINKKGTKVIQGFTAGGLFKGGLAPASKGQSYGYINTSGRFVIKSQFYWADAFNGELAVISLLVPNSREEIRGYMNRSGAIVWPPASELPNGVTKL from the coding sequence GTGCTTAAAAAGATGGCTCTTACCCTTATATTTACGACGATGGTATTCAGTACAAACGTGGCGGAGCAATCGCTGGCTGCCAGTGCGACCGCTATGCAGGCGCAGACAGGCGATCAACTGTATCCGATTGAAGTTAATGGAAAATACGGTTTCATCAACGGCAAAGGCAAGGAGGTCATCGAGGCGGTGTACGACGGATACGGGTATTCAGGAGTATCCGGAGGGACGGTGTATGTCGAGGACTATGCGGCTAAAAAGCAATATTATTTCAGCTCGGCGGGCAGCGAGCTGTTCGAATACAAGTTGAGAGATGCCGGCATTCTTTATAATGACCGTGCGCTGTATACGACGCAGGTTCAGAACGCTGACGGAGCTACGGCGACACGGTACGGATATATAGACAGCCATGGCAAGGTGAGCATACAGCCCATCTACGCCCGGGCGTTTAATTTCTCCGAAGGTCTGGCTCGGGTCAATGTGGGCAAAGCATCGGGGTACATCAACACGAAGGGCGAGCTGGTCATTCCGTACCGGTATAGCTCGACGTCCGATTTCTCCGAAGGTATGGCGACCGTAGTGCTTGCGTACGGCGGCAAATACGGCTATATCGACACCACCGGCAAGCTCCGCGTTACGCCCCGGTATGATTACGCCACACCGTTTTCAAACGGGGCGGCAGTAGTTTACGTGAACGGAAAATACGGGTACATCGACAAAAACGGCAATTACCTGATAAAACCGCAGTTCAGCATGGCGCAGCCGTTCTCGGAAGGACTGGCTTTTGTCGAGCGTAATGGAGTCAGCTTCTACATCAACAAGAAGGGAACCAAAGTCATTCAGGGCTTTACAGCCGGAGGCTTGTTCAAGGGCGGCCTGGCTCCGGCCAGCAAGGGGCAGAGTTACGGTTATATCAATACATCCGGCCGCTTTGTGATCAAGTCGCAATTCTATTGGGCTGACGCTTTTAACGGAGAATTGGCGGTGATCAGCTTGCTCGTTCCGAATTCGCGCGAGGAAATCAGAGGGTACATGAACCGCAGCGGAGCGATCGTCTGGCCGCCGGCTTCCGAACTTCCGAACGGAGTGACAAAACTATAG
- a CDS encoding chloramphenicol phosphotransferase CPT family protein, translated as MKQGILVYLNGTSSSGKTSISTELINQKEIPFYHLSIDDFFNNYNDFINNKFPDEPPREIDHQVVSQILDDSIFSVYHSTIKLLSELGFNVIVDTVIDNDKRFNEFLDQFFDQPTLFIGVICSKEELIRREQARGDRKIGLAASQFSTVYCIDEYDLEVNTEEMNPIECAEKILSFIKSNKEYSVFKKLSKRNVSVS; from the coding sequence TTGAAACAAGGGATATTAGTTTATCTAAATGGAACTTCAAGTTCTGGAAAGACCTCCATATCGACTGAACTGATAAATCAGAAAGAGATTCCTTTTTATCATTTATCAATTGATGATTTTTTTAATAATTACAATGATTTTATTAATAATAAATTTCCAGATGAACCTCCAAGAGAAATAGATCATCAAGTTGTCTCACAAATACTTGATGATTCCATATTCTCAGTGTACCATTCGACAATTAAATTGTTATCAGAATTGGGTTTTAATGTAATAGTAGATACCGTAATCGACAATGACAAGAGGTTTAATGAGTTTCTTGATCAATTTTTCGATCAGCCTACGTTATTTATAGGTGTAATATGCTCGAAAGAAGAACTCATAAGAAGAGAGCAAGCAAGAGGAGATAGAAAAATTGGATTAGCAGCTTCACAGTTCAGCACAGTATATTGCATTGATGAATATGACCTTGAAGTAAATACTGAAGAGATGAATCCAATAGAATGTGCCGAAAAGATATTGAGTTTTATTAAGTCCAATAAGGAATATTCGGTATTTAAGAAATTAAGTAAAAGAAATGTTAGTGTTTCTTAG
- a CDS encoding GNAT family N-acetyltransferase, with protein MNIREAHEGDYPELRKLYLESRHNTFVWDNIIEMTLEDFDKHTEDEFIIVVEEAGILMGFTSLYLPDNFIHNLFVHPDCSGKGVGSRLLQAADVKMNKPMRLKCVSKNHKALTFYERNGWKKVDEEGRLGEEKYWVMEYK; from the coding sequence TTGAATATTAGAGAGGCTCATGAAGGGGATTACCCTGAACTAAGAAAGCTGTATCTCGAATCACGGCACAATACCTTCGTATGGGACAATATTATTGAAATGACCTTGGAGGATTTCGACAAGCATACGGAGGACGAATTCATCATCGTAGTAGAAGAGGCCGGTATCCTTATGGGCTTTACCTCCTTGTATTTGCCGGATAACTTCATTCATAATCTTTTTGTTCACCCTGATTGCTCAGGGAAAGGAGTCGGCAGTCGTTTGCTGCAAGCAGCTGACGTTAAAATGAATAAACCGATGCGATTAAAATGCGTATCTAAAAATCATAAGGCATTGACCTTTTATGAACGCAACGGATGGAAGAAGGTTGATGAGGAAGGCCGTCTGGGAGAAGAGAAGTACTGGGTTATGGAATATAAATAA
- a CDS encoding SDR family oxidoreductase, whose protein sequence is MSKLEGKIALITGASRGIGRSIALRLAQEGAFVVVHYGKRRNEAEAVVHQIKQSGGNACAIGADLSTLDGIHDLFSVLDDDIRKRTGGSGFDILVNNAGIGQIVSLEETTEESFDEVMKINVKAPLFVTQQALPRLKDGGRIINISSFVTRVASPSVFTYSMSKGAIDTFTHLLAKQLGNRNITVNAIQPGIINTEMNAGTLQDPHGQKYAAGLSTFNRWGEPEDVADIVTFLASSDSRWVTGQLLDASGGSHL, encoded by the coding sequence ATGAGTAAGTTGGAAGGTAAAATCGCTTTAATAACTGGAGCGAGCCGAGGAATTGGCCGCAGCATCGCATTGCGTCTGGCACAAGAGGGCGCATTTGTCGTCGTGCACTATGGAAAAAGACGAAATGAAGCGGAGGCAGTCGTTCACCAGATCAAGCAAAGCGGAGGTAACGCGTGCGCAATTGGTGCTGACCTGAGCACTCTCGATGGCATTCATGATTTATTTTCGGTACTGGATGATGACATTCGGAAACGTACGGGCGGTAGCGGATTCGATATTCTTGTCAACAATGCTGGAATCGGTCAAATAGTTAGCCTAGAAGAGACAACTGAAGAATCTTTTGACGAGGTGATGAAGATTAACGTAAAAGCACCGCTTTTTGTTACCCAGCAAGCTTTACCGCGTCTAAAAGACGGGGGGCGCATTATTAATATTTCATCCTTTGTGACGCGCGTAGCCTCTCCAAGTGTGTTCACCTACAGCATGTCGAAAGGGGCCATCGATACATTTACGCATCTTCTGGCCAAACAACTGGGTAACCGCAATATTACGGTAAACGCCATCCAGCCCGGCATTATTAACACAGAGATGAATGCCGGGACGTTGCAAGATCCCCATGGACAAAAATATGCGGCCGGTCTTTCAACCTTCAACAGGTGGGGAGAACCTGAGGATGTAGCGGATATTGTTACCTTTCTCGCTTCGTCGGACAGCCGTTGGGTAACTGGTCAATTGCTCGATGCAAGCGGTGGATCTCACCTATAA
- a CDS encoding tyrosine-type recombinase/integrase: protein MYFTTECKVWLRKYLTSLGDTCKALFVMDTNPTKRMAIPTIRWALKRLADRGEIETNVYPHRFRHTYACQLLDNGAPLDFIQGMLGHEKASTTQIYAQLRGERRREMYRRFF, encoded by the coding sequence GTGTACTTTACGACAGAGTGCAAAGTATGGTTAAGGAAGTACCTGACCAGTCTTGGAGATACCTGTAAAGCCTTATTCGTAATGGATACCAACCCAACTAAACGCATGGCTATTCCTACAATAAGGTGGGCATTAAAACGACTTGCAGATCGAGGAGAGATTGAAACGAATGTTTATCCGCATCGCTTTCGACATACCTATGCTTGCCAACTCCTTGATAACGGTGCTCCCTTGGATTTCATCCAAGGTATGTTGGGTCATGAGAAAGCCTCAACCACGCAAATATACGCACAACTTCGTGGCGAACGCAGGAGAGAAATGTATCGACGATTTTTTTAG
- a CDS encoding phosphotransferase has product MGGTNVWDAEWEVNEEQARTLIGRQFPQLSSKKVKRLGWGWDWDNTVFLIGDEYVFRFPRRTIAVGSIHMEGKLLPKLEAYMTIPYPKPLFYGEASDEYPAPFLGYAYVPGDFPIGLTEERRALSAETLAKFLRRLHEFPVQAALKCGVQQDHRNLTDIASRKVKLEGFLSKVVEHLSPEESGVIEAYISRLQKDRVESVNALLHGDLHFKNMLVNENGIVSGIIDWGDLSVGHPACDLSVAYSFLPPYARGVFFETYGGADEETKLLARLIAVYIPILILMQAVDDGNEAIAAEAKSNIMRALSD; this is encoded by the coding sequence ATGGGAGGAACGAATGTATGGGATGCGGAGTGGGAGGTTAACGAAGAGCAGGCGCGGACGCTGATCGGCAGACAATTCCCTCAGCTGTCATCGAAGAAAGTGAAGCGATTGGGCTGGGGCTGGGACTGGGACAATACGGTTTTTCTCATCGGTGACGAGTACGTGTTCCGGTTTCCAAGAAGAACGATTGCAGTTGGCTCGATTCATATGGAAGGGAAGCTGCTGCCGAAGCTGGAGGCATATATGACCATCCCCTATCCGAAACCGTTGTTTTATGGCGAAGCAAGTGACGAATACCCGGCACCATTTCTTGGCTATGCCTACGTGCCAGGAGATTTCCCCATCGGTTTGACGGAAGAACGCCGGGCTTTATCGGCAGAGACGCTGGCGAAATTTTTGCGGAGATTGCATGAGTTTCCGGTGCAGGCGGCGCTGAAGTGCGGAGTTCAGCAAGATCATCGAAACTTGACGGACATAGCATCGCGCAAAGTGAAATTGGAGGGCTTTCTATCGAAGGTGGTTGAACACTTGTCGCCGGAGGAGTCCGGTGTGATCGAAGCGTATATTAGCAGGCTGCAAAAGGACCGTGTCGAGTCGGTGAATGCACTGCTACATGGCGATCTTCATTTCAAAAATATGCTTGTGAATGAGAACGGGATCGTTTCCGGCATCATTGATTGGGGCGATCTGAGCGTAGGCCATCCGGCTTGCGATTTGAGCGTTGCTTATAGCTTTTTACCACCTTACGCTCGTGGCGTGTTTTTCGAAACGTACGGAGGAGCGGACGAGGAAACGAAGCTGCTGGCGCGGCTGATCGCGGTATACATCCCCATACTGATCTTAATGCAAGCGGTCGATGACGGGAATGAAGCGATTGCGGCAGAGGCGAAATCCAACATCATGCGGGCACTGTCGGATTAG
- a CDS encoding helix-turn-helix transcriptional regulator, whose amino-acid sequence MKNKIRDIRKKMKLSQEDLAIRCGVTRQTINAIENDKYDPTLTLAFKLSNQLKITVDQLFTYKEDSK is encoded by the coding sequence TTGAAAAATAAAATTAGAGATATTAGAAAAAAGATGAAGCTGTCTCAAGAAGATCTTGCCATTAGATGTGGAGTTACAAGACAAACAATTAATGCTATAGAAAACGATAAATATGACCCCACATTAACTTTGGCATTTAAATTATCTAATCAACTTAAAATTACAGTTGACCAGTTATTTACTTACAAGGAGGACTCGAAATGA